One genomic region from Augochlora pura isolate Apur16 chromosome 7, APUR_v2.2.1, whole genome shotgun sequence encodes:
- the LOC144472962 gene encoding uncharacterized protein LOC144472962 isoform X1, producing the protein MQEELKLMKDQVSPISNHLMCHMCKKKMKMKRSRSLSPKPSSSEDDMKRIRLEENAEADKAILYPHILDFSDDVLLNIFQYLNPQDLMAISLCCQRLGQVAQDKTLWRRVDFRALPIKLKDFMNEYTKFLQPVTTTLAIRRSLGNGEIGRLSPHFFSCIKTVCIHLKELIIEEYFIHGDTIEITDFPCTLEKLSLKGCKMGYLRSNKSYFFKMNFHMPNLTCLILSNCQWFTPHSLLVISKMPNLKELRLNSCHRLGECVAYTSLATRFGFKKLEILDLRDTALGDSEVCCFSCTTTLTHLYLECPTSFRDPELTDQESRLLDREAILNPQPTFEDAHVAQFWVEDGFRWENNSFGRCLITDRAICALGSDMCDRRIINNFLAEGVIVVEDGKRVFNNPHLKTLVVRNYPHVTNSSLVHLALNTSSLEYLDVTGTSVTKQGVEAFKSQKPNVKILSSFDET; encoded by the exons ATGCAGGAAGAATTGAAACTAATGAAAGACCAAGTGTCTCCAATATCTAATCATTTAATGTGTCATAT gtgtaagaaaaaaatgaaaatgaaacgcAGCAGGTCGTTATCACCCAAACCATCAAGCAGTGAGGATGATATGAAGCGTATTAGACTTGAAGAGAATGCTGAAGCAGACAAAGCAATATTGTATCCACATATATTAGATTTCTCAGATGATGtgttactaaatatatttcaatatttaaacccACAAGATCTCATGGCAATAAGCTT ATGTTGTCAACGACTTGGGCAAGTAGCACAAGACAAAACATTGTGGAGAAGAGTAGATTTTCGTGCGTTGCCCATAAAATTGAAGGACTTTATGAATGAGTACACAAAATTCCTTCAACCTGTGACAACAACCCTTGCAATACGTCGCAGTTTGGGTAATGGAGAAATAGGTCGTCTCAGTCCTCATTTCTTCAGTTGTATTAAAACTGTATGCATTCATCTTAAAGAATTAATCATTGAAGAGTATTTTATTCATGGAGATACG ATTGAGATCACAGATTTTCCATGTACCCTTGAAAAACTTTCATTAAAAGGCTGTAAAATGGGTTATTTGCGTAGTAATAAgtcatatttctttaaaatgaaCTTCCATATGCCTAATCTAACA tgtttGATTTTAAGCAACTGTCAATGGTTTACTCCACATTCTCTCTTGGTTATTAGTAAAATGCCAAACTTAAAAGAACTGAGACTAAATTCTTGTCACCGTTTGGGTGAATGTGTTGCTTATACTAGTTTAGCAACACGATTCgggtttaaaaaattggag attCTAGATTTACGAGATACAGCACTTGGTGACAGCGAAGTTTGTTGCTTCAGTTGCACTACTACCTTGACTCATCTCTACTTAGAATGCCCGACTAGTTTCAGAGACCCAGAATTGACGGATCAGGAATCTCGACTTTTAGACAGAGAAGCTATATTGAATCCTCAACCTACATTTGAAGATGCACATGTTGCACAG ttttggGTAGAAGACGGATTCCGATgggaaaataattcatttggACGGTGTTTAATAACAGATAGAGCAATTTGTGCCCTGGGAAGCGATATGTGTGATCGTAGAATAATCAATAACTTCCTAGCAGAAGGTGTAATAGTCGTGGAAGACGGCAAACGAGTATTTAACAATCCACACTTGAAAACATTGGTCGTTAg AAATTACCCACATGTTACGAATTCAAGCCTTGTGCATTTGGCTTTAAATACATCCAGTCTCGAGTATTTGGATGTAACCGGTACTTCTGTTACAAAGCAAGGCGTCGAAGCTTTTAAGTCTCAAAAACCAAACGTTAAAATATTGTCTTCATTTGATGAAACATAG
- the LOC144472962 gene encoding uncharacterized protein LOC144472962 isoform X2: protein MKMKRSRSLSPKPSSSEDDMKRIRLEENAEADKAILYPHILDFSDDVLLNIFQYLNPQDLMAISLCCQRLGQVAQDKTLWRRVDFRALPIKLKDFMNEYTKFLQPVTTTLAIRRSLGNGEIGRLSPHFFSCIKTVCIHLKELIIEEYFIHGDTIEITDFPCTLEKLSLKGCKMGYLRSNKSYFFKMNFHMPNLTCLILSNCQWFTPHSLLVISKMPNLKELRLNSCHRLGECVAYTSLATRFGFKKLEILDLRDTALGDSEVCCFSCTTTLTHLYLECPTSFRDPELTDQESRLLDREAILNPQPTFEDAHVAQFWVEDGFRWENNSFGRCLITDRAICALGSDMCDRRIINNFLAEGVIVVEDGKRVFNNPHLKTLVVRNYPHVTNSSLVHLALNTSSLEYLDVTGTSVTKQGVEAFKSQKPNVKILSSFDET, encoded by the exons atgaaaatgaaacgcAGCAGGTCGTTATCACCCAAACCATCAAGCAGTGAGGATGATATGAAGCGTATTAGACTTGAAGAGAATGCTGAAGCAGACAAAGCAATATTGTATCCACATATATTAGATTTCTCAGATGATGtgttactaaatatatttcaatatttaaacccACAAGATCTCATGGCAATAAGCTT ATGTTGTCAACGACTTGGGCAAGTAGCACAAGACAAAACATTGTGGAGAAGAGTAGATTTTCGTGCGTTGCCCATAAAATTGAAGGACTTTATGAATGAGTACACAAAATTCCTTCAACCTGTGACAACAACCCTTGCAATACGTCGCAGTTTGGGTAATGGAGAAATAGGTCGTCTCAGTCCTCATTTCTTCAGTTGTATTAAAACTGTATGCATTCATCTTAAAGAATTAATCATTGAAGAGTATTTTATTCATGGAGATACG ATTGAGATCACAGATTTTCCATGTACCCTTGAAAAACTTTCATTAAAAGGCTGTAAAATGGGTTATTTGCGTAGTAATAAgtcatatttctttaaaatgaaCTTCCATATGCCTAATCTAACA tgtttGATTTTAAGCAACTGTCAATGGTTTACTCCACATTCTCTCTTGGTTATTAGTAAAATGCCAAACTTAAAAGAACTGAGACTAAATTCTTGTCACCGTTTGGGTGAATGTGTTGCTTATACTAGTTTAGCAACACGATTCgggtttaaaaaattggag attCTAGATTTACGAGATACAGCACTTGGTGACAGCGAAGTTTGTTGCTTCAGTTGCACTACTACCTTGACTCATCTCTACTTAGAATGCCCGACTAGTTTCAGAGACCCAGAATTGACGGATCAGGAATCTCGACTTTTAGACAGAGAAGCTATATTGAATCCTCAACCTACATTTGAAGATGCACATGTTGCACAG ttttggGTAGAAGACGGATTCCGATgggaaaataattcatttggACGGTGTTTAATAACAGATAGAGCAATTTGTGCCCTGGGAAGCGATATGTGTGATCGTAGAATAATCAATAACTTCCTAGCAGAAGGTGTAATAGTCGTGGAAGACGGCAAACGAGTATTTAACAATCCACACTTGAAAACATTGGTCGTTAg AAATTACCCACATGTTACGAATTCAAGCCTTGTGCATTTGGCTTTAAATACATCCAGTCTCGAGTATTTGGATGTAACCGGTACTTCTGTTACAAAGCAAGGCGTCGAAGCTTTTAAGTCTCAAAAACCAAACGTTAAAATATTGTCTTCATTTGATGAAACATAG